In a single window of the Streptomyces sp. CGMCC 4.7035 genome:
- a CDS encoding DUF4188 domain-containing protein: MSEKVVPGRNTAAAEGDVVVFHIGLRINRLRAFSSWLPAFMSMPRMLRELSQEKTSGLLGYKVLYGSLRDFYVVQYWSDKERLLAYAHQQDKEHRPAWSAFNRRARAGKGHVGIWHETFIVPAGSYESVYVDMPAYGLGAATGVVPVGRRGDTAAQRLRAAER, encoded by the coding sequence ATGTCCGAGAAAGTGGTTCCGGGTCGCAACACCGCCGCCGCCGAAGGCGACGTCGTCGTCTTCCACATCGGGCTACGGATCAACCGGCTGCGAGCATTCTCCAGCTGGCTACCGGCATTTATGTCGATGCCGCGAATGCTGCGTGAGCTGTCGCAGGAAAAGACCAGCGGGCTTCTCGGTTACAAAGTGCTCTATGGCAGCCTCCGAGACTTCTACGTCGTCCAGTACTGGTCCGACAAGGAACGACTCCTCGCCTACGCCCACCAGCAGGACAAGGAGCACAGGCCCGCATGGTCGGCGTTCAACCGACGAGCACGCGCCGGGAAGGGTCATGTGGGTATCTGGCACGAGACGTTCATCGTCCCGGCAGGCTCCTACGAATCGGTGTACGTCGACATGCCCGCATACGGCCTCGGCGCCGCGACAGGTGTCGTACCGGTCGGTCGGCGCGGCGACACGGCGGCCCAGCGTCTGAGGGCGGCAGAGAGGTAG
- a CDS encoding DUF7919 family protein, with the protein MAEDIRKWVTPYRTIRSPPRPWIETRSGRAVPPCGRKDLPRLRPRRDAHLANIIDLGSLRKHASRGWHSCTLCPEYTEHTATSARAGFAYRLGHAEIRAVSDDGVLYAAPNLIIHYVVDHLYGLPAEFIDAVRSEVRRR; encoded by the coding sequence GTGGCGGAAGATATCCGGAAGTGGGTGACGCCGTATCGAACCATCCGGTCGCCGCCACGCCCGTGGATTGAGACCCGATCGGGGCGGGCCGTACCTCCCTGTGGCCGAAAGGACCTGCCCCGTCTGCGGCCACGTCGCGATGCGCATCTCGCGAACATCATCGATCTCGGTTCGCTGCGGAAACACGCGAGCAGGGGCTGGCATTCGTGCACCCTCTGTCCGGAGTACACCGAGCACACGGCGACGTCCGCACGGGCGGGCTTCGCGTACCGGCTCGGCCATGCCGAGATCCGGGCCGTTTCGGACGACGGGGTGCTCTACGCCGCCCCGAACCTGATCATCCACTACGTCGTCGACCACCTCTACGGATTGCCCGCCGAGTTCATCGACGCCGTCCGGTCCGAGGTCCGAAGGCGCTAG